From Coturnix japonica isolate 7356 chromosome 1, Coturnix japonica 2.1, whole genome shotgun sequence, the proteins below share one genomic window:
- the ECRG4 gene encoding augurin, protein MPPPCPRGALPWTFLLFFLFLVVPLLCAAPGVSRGNKLKQMLQKREAPIATKPEVSLKEEAAKGFLRSLRRQRRQLWDRSQPDVQQWYQQFLYLGFDEAKFEDDMSYWTSLGRGGSEYYGGYYQHHYDEDSPIGPRNPHTFRHGAGVNYDDY, encoded by the exons ATGCCGCCACCGTGCCCCCGCGGAGCTCTACCCTGgaccttcctcctcttcttcctcttcctcgTCGTGCCGCTGCTGTGCGCAGCTCCCG GTGTTTCAAGAGGAAATAAACTTAAGCAGATGCTTCAGAAACGAGAAG CCCCCATTGCCACGAAGCCGGAGGTGTCGCTGAAGGAAGAGGCAGCCAAGGGGTTCCTGCGCAGCCTGAGGCGCCAGCGGCGGCAGCTGTGGGACCGCAGCCAGCCTGATGTACAGCAGTGGTACCAGCAGTTCCTCTACCTTGGCTTTGATGAGGCG AAATTTGAAGATGACATGTCCTATTGGACGAGCCTGGGGCGCGGTGGCAGTGAGTACTATGGGGGGTACTACCAACACCACTATGATGAGGACTCACCCATCGGACCCCGGAACCCACACACCTTCAGGCATGGGGCAGGAGTCAACTATGATGATTACTGA